In Macadamia integrifolia cultivar HAES 741 chromosome 5, SCU_Mint_v3, whole genome shotgun sequence, a single window of DNA contains:
- the LOC122079551 gene encoding uncharacterized protein At2g29880-like, with protein MSTSKQAVNETAKWSQANVDTLIVLMVEEVKKGNMTTSTFNKAGWNNIANNFKEKTGVNYAIVQLKNKVNKLRQDYSQFKKLLETTGFGWDTASRTCTVDDESIWESHIKDNPTWARFKKHGLPQWPELCMVFGDTYADGEGSGTQTTMLETLGANDARNMIESCDESSSADEVTPLGDTQTEAVEKRPVTKHRHDRTPNAKRRRSKSNDWSMAFKAIQDISKSRVERDASMSTASTQNAEQMYGITRAMEVLESGYELDEALYKKALRKLMVDPQWREALISCPPHRKSILLRTLQ; from the exons atgtCAACTTCAAAACAAGCAGTTAATGAGACTGCAAAATGGAGCCAAGCAAATGTAGACACCCTTATTGTTCTGATGGTAGAGGAAGTTAAGAAAGGAAATATGACTACTTCGACTTTTAATAAAGCTGGTTGGAACAACATTGCCaataacttcaaagaaaaaactGGGGTCAACTATGCCATTGTACAGTTGAAGAACAAAGTGAACAAACTGAGGCAGGATTATAGTCAGTTTAAGAAGCTATTGGAGACAACTGGTTTTGGTTGGGATACTGCTTCAAGAACTTgtactgttgatgatgaatccatCTGGGAATCGCATATTAAG gataaccctacttgggcacgaTTTAAGAAGCACGGACTACCACAATGGCCAGAACTATGTATGGTATTTGGTGATACATATGCAGACGGCGAAGGAAGTGGGACTCAAACAACCATGTTGGAAACTTTGGGGGCcaatgatgctaggaatatgATTGAGTCTTGTGATGAGTCAAGTTCCGCTGATGAAGTTACTCCATTAGGTGACACTCAAACTGAAGCAGTGGAAAAAAGGCCAGTTACTAAGCATAGGCATGATAGGACTCCAAAtgcgaaaaggaggaggagcaagtctaatgattggtcaatggcattcaaggcaattcaagatatTAGTAAATCAAGGGTAGAACGAGATGCGAGCATGTCCACTGCTTCAACCCAAAATGCGGAACAGATGTATGGGATTACTAGGGCCATGGAGGTGCTTGAGTCAGGATATGAGTTAGATGAAGCACTATACAAGAAAGCACTTCGGAAGTTAATGGTTGACCCGCAATGGAGAGAAGCATTAATTTCCTGCCCTCCTCATCGGAAGTCAATACTCCTTCGTACCCTTCAGTAG